One window of Cohnella hashimotonis genomic DNA carries:
- a CDS encoding ABC transporter substrate-binding protein: MNKKWWSGAGVAVMAAGLLAGCGGNDENGGNTSPASASPSGSASASSSEPSASASPSEQAKDVKLTLLNGTVEAVDWLNEQINAFHAQHGNITIEQEFQKSASDVLKVKIASGDTPDIVALAQVPQEFYDQDLFYDFAGDTAVWDRLTNPSIKQSVADTNRADKQFYLPMTVSYTGLYYNKDIVAELGIRQPKTWAEFTAALQSVKDKKNGITPLYLGGKDSWTLGQLAQYLPLGSIQQKLGVEEAHKALVANDAAKLALDQAGGGVETFAKAIMDMKKSGLVNKNGASASYDNQLDAIANGKAAFVIQGMWALGDILKKNPDVKLGFWPIPGLLADDKPYMIGSPDGAISVAEQSPGKEAALQFVAFLMSPDVQKSYSLLRNSPSVYKDASADWSVLSKDIEASTQTAFVASRWPWTPSGYNSDAIGRSVQELLVDAYKTPADFAKMFKDNWDKGYGAPAQ, from the coding sequence ATGAATAAAAAATGGTGGTCAGGGGCAGGCGTCGCGGTCATGGCGGCCGGGCTGCTTGCCGGCTGCGGCGGCAACGACGAAAACGGCGGCAATACTTCGCCGGCTTCGGCTTCGCCAAGCGGCAGCGCGTCGGCATCCTCCTCCGAACCAAGCGCGAGCGCATCGCCGTCCGAGCAAGCGAAGGACGTCAAGCTCACGCTGCTGAACGGAACGGTCGAGGCGGTCGATTGGCTGAACGAGCAGATCAACGCGTTCCACGCGCAGCACGGCAACATTACGATCGAGCAGGAGTTTCAGAAGAGCGCATCGGACGTGCTCAAGGTCAAGATCGCCTCGGGGGACACGCCGGATATCGTGGCATTGGCGCAGGTCCCGCAGGAGTTTTACGACCAGGACCTGTTCTACGACTTCGCCGGGGACACCGCCGTCTGGGACCGGCTGACCAACCCTTCGATCAAGCAAAGCGTGGCGGACACGAACCGGGCCGACAAGCAGTTCTACCTGCCGATGACGGTCTCGTATACGGGCCTCTACTACAACAAAGACATCGTCGCGGAGCTGGGCATCCGGCAACCCAAGACATGGGCGGAATTCACCGCGGCCCTTCAGTCGGTGAAAGACAAGAAAAACGGCATAACCCCGTTGTACCTGGGCGGCAAGGATTCGTGGACGCTCGGCCAGCTCGCGCAATATTTGCCGCTCGGCAGCATCCAGCAGAAACTGGGCGTCGAGGAAGCCCACAAGGCGTTGGTCGCCAACGACGCCGCGAAGCTCGCTCTGGATCAGGCCGGGGGCGGCGTAGAGACGTTCGCCAAGGCGATCATGGACATGAAAAAGAGCGGTCTCGTCAACAAAAACGGCGCGTCCGCCTCATACGACAACCAGCTCGACGCCATCGCGAACGGCAAAGCCGCCTTTGTCATCCAGGGCATGTGGGCGCTTGGCGACATCCTGAAGAAAAATCCGGACGTTAAGCTGGGGTTCTGGCCGATTCCCGGATTGCTCGCGGACGACAAGCCGTATATGATCGGCAGTCCGGACGGCGCGATCTCGGTAGCCGAGCAATCGCCAGGCAAGGAAGCCGCGCTGCAATTCGTCGCGTTTCTGATGAGCCCGGACGTGCAAAAATCTTACTCCCTGCTGCGCAACTCGCCGAGCGTCTACAAAGACGCCTCCGCCGACTGGTCCGTTCTTAGCAAGGACATCGAAGCCAGCACGCAGACGGCTTTTGTCGCCTCGCGCTGGCCATGGACGCCGAGCGGCTATAACTCGGACGCGATCGGCCGCTCCGTTCAGGAACTGCTTGTCGACGCCTACAAGACGCCTGCCGACTTCGCCAAGATGTTCAAGGACAACTGGGATAAAGGCTACGGCGCGCCTGCGCAATAA